The genomic window AGTGTCTTCGGATCAAGGAATCCCTGCAAAGGGCCGAGCATCTTTAGATCCTCATCGAGGTACACAGTGGTTGGATATCCCAGCTTGTTATTGAGCAGAGAAAGGGCAAGCTGATGAGTGGCACGCGCTCCGCCCGGATTAGTGGAAGTGTACGTATGTCCGTTGAACCGGATTGTATCTTTCGTCTCTGCATTGAATTTTACTGCGTAAAACTTAGTTCCGAGGTACTTGACGATAACAGGGTGGGTAAGAGATTGGGCGTCCATTTTTTTGCACCAGCCGCACCAGTCGGTATATACATCAATGAACACTTTTCTCGGCTCCTTTATCTGGGCTGCGGCCAGGTCCTCAAAGCGTATCCATTCTACCGAACCAGGTACCTTTTTGTTTTCGGTGCTGCCAGT from Bacteroidia bacterium includes these protein-coding regions:
- a CDS encoding DUF255 domain-containing protein encodes the protein MNKITIVLLILAAFALSCHRKSLSTGSTENKKVPGSVEWIRFEDLAAAQIKEPRKVFIDVYTDWCGWCKKMDAQSLTHPVIVKYLGTKFYAVKFNAETKDTIRFNGHTYTSTNPGGARATHQLALSLLNNKLGYPTTVYLDEDLKMLGPLQGFLDPKTLEAVLHYYGDEAYKTTPWPTFQETFTGEIQ